The Sulfurihydrogenibium subterraneum DSM 15120 genomic interval TATGTAGAAAGTTTATTTAGACTAAAAAACTATAAAGATATAGTTGATTTTGTAGAAAAGGAAAAAATTCAAATATCTCAATCTATATTAGTTTTTTCCAGATATATAAATAGCTTATTAAAAATTGGTGAGAAGGAAAAAGCATTATACTTAGTTTCAAATGCTTTAGATAAAAACTTTAGTCCTACTATATTAGCTGAACTTATCTATACTGCCATAGATACATCAGACCAAAACTTAGCAAAGTATATTGTTAAAAAATATTCTAAGTATGAAAATAATTTAAGAAAAGAATTTGGTTTCTTATATCTATTTTTACAAAACGGAAAGAAAGCTTTACATTTACTGTCTAATTTAAAAAGTAGTAAAAATCTCAGTGATATTGTTTTATATGCTGACGTATTAAATCTGTATGGAAAATTTGAAGAAAGCTTGTATTTGAAATACAAAATATACAAATACTTACACAAAAAAATAGATAGTGGGAACTATACAGATGAAGATTTAGAAAACTATTTAAAAGTAGCAATGGAATTTGCAAGCTCAAGGAAGTTTAATGAGAGGTTAGAAATTGCAAAATCGAAACTCCATCCTGATGTATATCAAGATATATACTTGTCTTATCAATTTATGTTAGAAAATCAAAATAAAGTAGAGTTTTTAATGAAAAAACATAGATACTCTTTAAGACCTTGGATGAAGCTTAATTTAGCATTGTGGATGGATGACAGATACTGGCAACAAAAACTTTTAGAAGAATATATTGATGTTTTACCAATAAGAGATAGAGTAGAAGCGTTGACAAGAACGGGAGAACTCAAAAAAGCCATGGAGTATGGCTATAAAGGATTAGAAGAAAATCCGGATGATTATCTTTTATACAAACAACAACGAGATTTAATCGTTGAGAATATGTCTCAATTTGAGGGTAAATTTTCATATACGGAGAGAGGAGGCGTTAGTGAATTAGAAGAAAATGTATACCTAGATAAATACATAAAAGAAAATGTAAAAGTATTTTTGAAGTATAGTAAATCTGATATACAAAAATTGGGTTCAGGACTAATAAATATAAATGGAAGGAAGAATTTTAGTGTGGGTTTGCAAAAAATATTCGATAATGGAAAGTTAAATGTTGGTTTTGGTGTTTTAGAGACAATTAACTCAAACTCATACATAGACATCGATTATACACGATACATATATAATAGAATAAGTTTTAATACAAAAATACCTTGAGTGAGAAATTCATTTTTTCAATTTTATTTCTAATAAAAAGCCAAAAGTAGCTCGGGTTATAATATACCCAAACTACTTTTGGGAGGTCAAAAATGCAACTGGAAAAGTTTTATAACATACTTCTCAAAAATTTTCAATCATTTAAAGTTTCTTTTTATAAAAATACAGCTAAATCTAATGCTGGTAGAAAACCAAAAATTACCGATGAAGAAATAGCAGCAGCTTTCATCTTATCATACATGACTGGAATGCCTGTTTTGAAAATAGCAAGACAATTTATTGATGACTCTATAAAGTCTTATCACATATTTAGAAAGTCAAGAATTAAAAGAATATACGAACTGCTTAGAATATATCTACAAATGAGAATACTGTCTGTAATTATAGAAGTTTTGGTATCTAATAAAAAACCAAGACTTATAGTAGATGGTACAATACTTCCAGTAGCTAATTTAAACAGAGCAAGAACCCAGAGAATAAAGAGATTTAATGGAAAGATGTTTTGGGTAAGAAGAAAAAGAAATCTATACAGTCAACACTACAAAAAAAGAGTAAAATTTGAAGAGATATACTATGGAGTGCTTGTTATGGTAATTTGTGATACAAAGGGAAGAGTTTATGATATTTGGTTTCATCCAGCAAGTTATCATGAAGTTAAATCTTTTAGATTAAGAGCAAAAACCAGTATTTGGTTTAAAAGACTTATAAGCTTTTTTGAAGTAATAGGGGACAAAGGGTATAGAGGATGTGAGAATGTTATCGTATGTGAGACAAAAGAGGATAAAGCTCAGAGGCAGATTATTGAAAGCATATTTTCAAGGTTAAAACAATTTAACGCTCTTAGTAGATGGAGAAAAGGTATAACGCTTCTTTCCTATTTGTATGCTTATGCAATAGGTTATAGCTTTTTCAGGTACTGTGAGGTTTAATTATGGCATTAATTTCTCACTCAACGTATATATAATAGAATAAGTTTTAATACAAAAATTGATTTAAACATTCCTGCTGATGACACACTTTACTTACTTTACGGTGGAATGAAAAACAGATTCGGACTAAGTTTAACTTATAACTTTAATAATAGAATGAGTTATTTTATAAATCCTTCATATAACCAGTATTACTCTTCAGATAAAGTTAAATTAGGAACGTCTTTTAATCTTTATGAAGAGTTATCTTATAAACTAAGAGTAGGTTATCCCGATTATACGTTTAGATTATACACTTCCCACGGTATTTATAATGAAAAAGATGGATACAAAGGAAGTATAGAAAAGATATCTCAATATCCAAACCCTAAAGTTTTACCAAATAGCTATAATCAAATTGGTGTAGGGTTTTTATTTGGTTATGAAAATGATAATTCTTATGTAAGAGTTTTTAGGCCATTTTTAAGTGTGGATTTAAGCTATAACGATGTTACTGGTGTTGGATACGGATTTGGTGGAGGATTTGGTGGAGCTATTTTCAGACAGGATAATCTAAGTATAGGTTTTAACTATTTTAAAGGTTTTAGAGGAACTGCTGATAGGTATTTTAACATTTATCTAAAATATCGCTTATACTACTGAAAGTATTATAATAAGTAATGCCAAATTAAAAAAGGTAGGTGAGAAATATGGAGTTTATAATTCAAAACATTCTTGCATTAGGATTAATATTTTTCTTAATAGTAGGGATTGCTCTTGCTTGGAATATGAAAGTGATGAGATACTCTTTAATGGTAGCTTTAGCAGTAGTAGTATCTATAACTTTAATGGTTAAATACGGTGGATTAACAGTAGAAAAGCTTATTGCTAAATCTGGTTATATAGCTTTATTCTTAGTTTGGTTATCTGTATTGGTAATATTTATTGTTGGAATGTATAGAATGTGGAATAACATCTCTAAAGGGCAAGAATGAAAATTTGCACTTTTAACATAAACTCGATTAAAGCCAGAAAGGATTTGATTTTACAGTGGTTAGAACATAGAAATTATGATATAGATATTCTCTGTTTTCAAGAGATAAAAGTAGAAGAAAAAAACTTTCCGATTGATGAGTTTAAAAGCATTGGCTTTCTTTATCAGGAAGTTTTAGGGCAAAAAGCGTATAACGGAGTTGCCACTTTATCAAAATTCCCTATGGATAAGGTCTTAGATGGACTAAACCATAACTATTTTGATAATCAAAAAAGAGTACTGATAACCAAGATAAACGATGTATACATAATAAACACTTATGCGCCTCATGGAGATTTAAGAGGTGGAGAGAAGTATTACTACAAGTTAGACTGGTATAAACATTTTATTTCTTTCCTTAAAGAAAACTTTGACATTAATAATCAAAAAATAATTCTACTTGGAGACCTAAATATAGCTTTAGAAGATAAAGATGTCTACGACCCAATTTTATTAGAAGATTCAATAGGTACAATGCCAGAAGAAAGGGAGCTGCTGAGAAATCTTTTAGATTTAGGATTTATAGACTCATTTAGGTACCTTTATCCTGATAAAATTCAGTTTACTTGGTGGGATTATATAGGTGGAGCTATATGGAAAAATGAAGGAATGAGAATTGACTACATATTACTATCTAAATCACTAATAAAGTATTTAAAAGATGTTGAAGTTGACTTCTGGCCAAGAAGAAGAAGACAGCCAAAACCGTCAGACCACGCTCCAGTTATAGCAACTTTTGAAAGTTTAATATGAAGAAGCTACTGATTTTTATCTTTTTACTTTTTAATACTACTTTCTCTAAATCTGAAGAAAAAGTTTTTAATTTGATGGGAACTTATGCCATAATAGATTTAGAAGATGAGCAAAAAATCTATGAAACTTATAGATATCTAAAACATATAGAAGAGTTGCTGTCAGATTACAAAGAAGATTCTGAAATAACCTTAATTAACAAAATGGCGGGTATAAAGCCAGTAAAAGTAAGTCCTATAACTTTTGAGATTATAAAAAAATCTCTTGAAATTTGTAAATTAACAAAAGGTGCTTTTGATATAACTGTTGGTTCTATAACTATAAACCATCGTAGGCTAAAATTAATAGATGAAAATAAAGCTAAAAAGTTAGTAAACTGTAATGATGTAGTTTTAGACAATAAAGAAGAAACAGTTTTTTTAAAGAAAAAATACATGGTTATTGATTTAGGTGGTATAGGAAAAGGTTTTGCAATTCAAAAAGCGTATGAAAAAATAGGAGCTGATAAAGGATTTATAGCTATTGCGGGAGATTTGAAAGTATGGGGACAGAGAAGAAAAATAGGCATATACAACCCTGTCAATAAATCAATTATAGCCGTAGGAACAAATAATAAGGATTTGTGTCTTTCTACTTCAGGAAATTACTTTCAAAATCACATAATAGGGGAAAAAACTGATATACTTCAAGTTTCTGTTGTATATGATGAATGTAGTTTTACAGATGCTATAGATACAGGAATATTTGCAATGGGTGAAAAAGATAGAAAAGTTTTTCTAAAAAATGCAGAATTTGGATACCTTATAATCTATCAAGACGGTAGAGTAGAGTTTAATAAAAAACTTCTTGAATATTTTGAAGACCTAACTTTTCAACCTTTCTAAATTATTATCTAAATCATACTTATTTTATGACCATTTTTCTTAATCAATCATATGAGATTTAGTCTCAATATAATATAATTTTTCTACAAATAAATTTAGGAGGTTTAGACATGTATAAAAAACTTGCAGTTATGGGTTTAATAGCTGGTATATCTGTATCTTCTTATGCAAATAACGATGAAAAAATAAAGATGTTAGAAGAACAGATAAAACTACTTCAGCAACAGATACAAGAGTTAAAGGAAGCACAGAAAACAGCTTCTGAAGCAAAAGCAGATACAGAGGTTTTAAAGGAAGAGTTTAGAAAGTTAAAATTAGAGTTAAGTATGCCAGAATTTGAAAATAAATCTTTCTACGGTCTTGGTCCTGCAGCTTCAAAAGCGATGTTTAATCCAAAAGGGGTTTCTATAGGTGGTTATGGAGAGCTTACATTTGTCCATAATGATGTTGATGCTAGAGGAGGAGCAAAGAGTATTGCTGATATGCAAAGACTTATAATATACCTGGGATATGCTTTTAATGAAAAATTAAAGTTTAACTCTGAAATGGAATTAGAACATTCATCCACAAGTGGTAGTCATGGAACAGGGGGAGGATACTTTAAAACTGAGTTTGCTTTCTTAGACTATAACTTTAGACCAGAATTTGGTATAAGAGGTGGTTTACTTCTCATGCCAGTTGGAATAATAAATGAATATCACGAACCTCCAACTTTCCCAACCGCTCAAAGACCGTTTCTAGAAACAAGAATTCTACTTTCTACTTGGGAAGAGATGGGAGCTGGTGTTTACGGTAAGATTAATAAGTTGGAATATAAATTTTACTTAACTAACGGATTAATGTTGAAAGGTAATGGAAATTATGATGTTAAACAACCACTTAAAAATTTAATACAAAGAGGTGCAAGAGCTGTATCTGAAAAGCCAGGCTTCACAGGAAGATTAGATTACAATTTATTTAATAATCTTAAAATAGGCATGTCTTTCTGGGTTGGAGATGTACAGAGTAAAGGAGGAAGTGACAGTGCATTAGGTCTTAGAAGAGGAACAGACCTCGGAAATGTAAGTATAATATCTCCTCATATATGGTATCAGAATAAAGGATGGGATGTAAGGTTTGTAGGTGCATTAGTTAAGATAGACGATGCTAAAAAAATAGGAGATGATTTAGGTATAAAAACTTTTCCTTCTAAACAGGAAGGTTTTTACTTTCAAGTTGCCTACGATATTTTAAGATTGTTTAAGATAGATACAATGCAAGAATTTTATTTATTTGGAAACTATGAGTATTTAAACACTCACAAAAGTGTTCCAAATGGCTTTACAAAACCAGATGGACATAGGTTAAATGTTTATAACTTTGGGTTTTCTTACAAACCTCATCCTCTGGTTGCTTTAAAAGGTGATTATGTTAGATTAAACTACAGTCCAAACAAGAAAGATGAAAATGAATACAGATTTACTCTTGGATTTATGTTTTAAATTATGTAAACTTTGGGAAGGAGGGGATATAATTTTTTAAAAAAATTTTAGAGGTTAGAATGATAAGAAGATTTTTAATCTTGATTTTGATTGTAGTGTCATTTAGTTATGCAAGTAGTAAAAAGCCTGAAGAGGTGTTAAAAAGAATATATCCAGATTCTACTGTTGAAGTTAAAAACTTTACTTTATCAGTTCAGCAGGTAGAGAATATTAGACAGTTATCTAAGGTAAAATTTGACTCCAAAATAGTTTCTCTTTATATAGTTAAGAAAGATGGAAAAATAGTAGCCTATGGTTACGTGGATATACACACGGTTAGGACAAAACCGGAAGTTGTGCTTTATACCATAACTCCAGATGGAAAATTAGACGTTATAGAAGTTCTTCATTTTGGTGAACCTCTTGAATATCTTCCAGATGAAAATTGGTTAAAAAATTTTAAAGGAAAGTCAATATATAAAGACAGTGTAAGAGTTAAAGTTGATATTCCTAACGTATCTGGTGCTACATTGACTTCAAAAGCTATAACTGATTATGCAAGGCTTGCTTTAGCAATCTGGAAAGTTTTAGTGGAGGATGCTAAATGAAGTTTATAGCAACAGGAAATGTTAGAAAAAATAAAGGTGTTTACTTTGGTCTATGGGGATTTTTGGTATTTGCTCTTTTCTTTTGGCTAAGTGGATTTTTATACTACCATATAAACTTTGGTTTTAGTTATGAATCACTTTTTAAATATTACTTTTCTGACGTAGAGTTTCCAGAAAAAATTTCCATAAAACAAGTAATTGAAAATGTTCATATAAACTTGTTTATCAATAGTTTTCTTGTATTTATAACCTTGTCGATATTTAACATCTTTAACTACAAACCATTTCTAAAACTATTTATTATTGTTGCTACTTCTGTTAGTGGGCTTCTATACAGTTTGAGTGATTTGATTGTGTATTACTTGGAAAATCTTTTAATTTTGAAACCTGTTTTATTTTTGGCATTTCAGTTTTTTATAGGTCTGTCTTTATTTATGTCTGTTTATGGTCTTATAAAGATAAGCTCTAACCCAAATTTAAAACTACTAAAATTAAACATAGCTCTTTTTAGTTTTGCTATCATCATATTTTTTTTGTTAAATGGGGTTCTTTTTTTTGGTAAAATAGGGTTTTGTGTAGGATGTGTTAAAACTTACTATTTGGGTAGTCAAGAACTTTATACAAAACCTAAAACTTTAGAAGGCTTATTTAAAGTTTTTTATCCTCATTTAATTCCATTGGCTATAATTTCATTTACTTTAATTCATCTCCTATTTTTTACTTCATTTAACAAAACTTTAAGTCTTATTTTAGGTGTTTCTGGATTTATAAGTAGTTTTATAGATAATTTGTCAGGTATCCTTATAAGATATATAAGTGATATTTTTTCTATTGTAAAACTTTTATCGTTTTTTCTACTAGAAATATCTTTTATAGCTGGATTTTTAATTGTGATGATATTTTCTTTTAAAAAAGAGCCCGTTTAAGGACTCTTGTTATCTTTACTGTTTAACTGAAAATGTTAAATTGTCTCCTTCTGCGTCAATTATAACAGTATCTCCTTCTTTTATCTCCCTTCTTAGTATCTTTTCAGAAAGTGGAGTTTCTACATACTTTTGAATAGCTCTTCTCATAGGTCTTGCACCGTAGACTGGATCGTATCCAAGTTTTATTAAAACTTCTTTAGCTTTGTCTGTAAGCTCTACTCTTATGTTTCTGTCGTGTAATCTTTTGTTTAAAGCATTTATCATAAGGTCTATTATTTGTACAATGTCTTTCTTAAATAGAGGTTTAAATACGATTATCTCATCTATTCTGTTTAAAAACTCTGGTCTAAAGTAGAGCTTAACTTCTTCTAAAACTTTTTGTTTTGCTATTTCAAATTCTTTTTCTATAACATCTTCTGGAGCGTCAAATGGAATTAGTGTTAGATACTGGCTTCCTATGTTTGAGGTCATAATTATAACAGTGTTTCTAAAGTTTACAGTTCTACCTTGTGAGTCTGTAAGTCTTCCGTCATCTAACACTTGTAAGAATAGGTCAAATACTCTTGGATGTGCCTTTTCTATCTCATCTAATAGTATTACAGAGTAAGGTCTTCTTCTTACAGCTTCTGTTAGTTTTCCGCCTTCCTCATAACCTACGTATCCCGGAGGTGCTCCAATTAGTTTTGCAACAGAGTGTTCTTCTTTAAACTCTGACATATCTAATCTTATCATTGCATCTTCATCGTCAAATAAAAGCTCTGCTAATGTTTTAGCAAGCTCTGTTTTACCTACTCCTGTAGGTCCAAGGAACATAAATGATGCAAGTGGTTTTCTTGGGTCTGACAATCCTGCTCTTGCCCTTCTTATTGCTTCAGCTACTAATTTAACTGCGTGCTCTTGGTCTATTAATCTTTTATGCATTTCTTCTTCAAGGTGTAAGAGTCTTTCCATTTCTTCTTCTTTCATCTTAGATATTGGTATTCCAGTCCATTCTGCTACAACTTCCGCAACGTCATCTTCTGTTACTACTACTAACTCTGCTAATTTTTGTTGTAATGCTTTTATCTCTTTTTCAATTTGAGCTTTCTTGATTTTATACTCAGCTTCTTTTTCGTAGTCTCCTTTTTGGCTGTAAAGCTCAATTTGTTTCTCTACTTCTTGAAGCTGTCTTTCAAGCTCTTCTACCTTAGCTTTTTCGTTTGAAGATTTTGCTTTTAGGTCTTTAAGTTGTTTTTCAAGGTTTGCTTTTTCTATCTTAAGTTTTGCTTCTTTTTCATAATTACCGTCTAAAGATGCCTGAACTATCTGCTCATCTAACATTTTTATCTTCCTTTCAAGTTCTATAACCTCTGGTGATGCGTAGACAAGTTTTAACTTTTTCCTTGCACAAGCTTGGTCTAATGCATCTATTGCTTTATCTGGAAATTTTCTTGCGGGTATATATCTTCCTGTAAGTTTTGCAGCAGCTTCTATTGCTTTGTCGCTTATTTTTACGTTGTGGTGTTTTTCAAGTCTTGGTCTTAATGCTTTTAGTATCTCTATGGTCGTGTCTATGTCTGGTTCTTCTACATAAACAGGTTGGAATCTTCTTTCTAATGCAGGATCTTTTTCTATGTACTTTCTATACTCATCTAATGTAGTTGCACCTATTACTCTTATCTCTCCTCTTGCTAAAGCTGGTTTTAGGAGCTGTCCTGCATCTGATGCACCTTCTCCTTTACCAGCTCCTACTATTGTGTGAAGCTCGTCTATAAATAGTATTATGTTAGGGTCTTTCTTTAACTCATCTATAAGAGATTTCATTCTTTCTTCAAACTCACCTCTGTACTTCGTTCCTGCTACCAAAGCACCTAAGTCTAAAGATAAGATTTTTTTGTTTTGTAAATCTTCTGGGACTTCTTTGTTTACTATTTTTTGGGCTAATCCTTCTACTATTGCAGTTTTACCTACTCCAGCTTCTCCAATTAGTACTGGGTTGTTTTTTGTTCTTCTAAGGAGTATCTCTATAACCTGTTGTATTTCTCTTTCTCTTCCTATAACAGGGTCAAGTTTTCCTTCTCTTGCTGATTTTGTTAGATCAACTGTAAATTTTTCTAAAACAGACTTTTCTTCTTCTGCCATTTCTTGTTGAATATTTTTTCCTTCCATCTTTTCTTTTCCTCCTTCTTTTTTATCAAAATTTAGTATTTCATTTAAAACTTTTCCAGCTATTGTATCTTTTGCTTCTACTAAAGCTGTTGCAATATGTGATGGACTTACGACGGTTGAACCGCTGTTAAACGCTATTTTTTCGGCATTTTCTAAAACTTTTATAAGTTTAGATGCATACTGTTTTTGTGTTTTTGAACCTACTACTCTCTCTACTATTTTTTCTACAAATCTGTCTTTTGAAAATCCAAGGTCTTCTATCTGTTTTATAAGGGAGCTGTTTTCTATAACTTTGTAGATAAAAGATAGTAAGTTTAAATCTCCTGATAAAAATCTGTCAGCTGTGTTTGGGTCTGTAAGTTGAGTAAGCTGAGACTTTAAAGAGTTTAGGTTAGATTCCAGCTGTTTTTCGTATATAGATAGCCTTTCTAACTCTAACCTTGATCCTCTACTAAAGAAAAATCCTGTTTCATAAGATAGCTCTCTTTTTAATCTTTCTTTTTGAGCTTTTAACTCTTTTAATTCTTTGTAAATTTCCAAAGCTTGGGTTCTTACTTGAGATAGTTGAGAGTAAAGGTTTTTAATGTAATCTGTATACTCAGAAACTGCTTTGTTTATTTGTGAGTATAGGTCTTGAAGATAAGTTGTTATGTTTTCCTTTAAAGATTTTGTGTCTATCCCTCTTTTTTCTATTATTTTTATAAGAGGGTTGTCTTCTTTTGAAATAAATGCCATTAATAGATGGTCTGTGTCAACCATTGAATCTTGATTTTTAGCAGCAATACTCTTAGCTGTCTCTAAAAGATCCCTTGATTTTCTGTCAAGTAGGTTTTCACTAAACATTTTTTCCTCCAAAATTTTAGTCTATCATTATAAGATAATATAACATTACTTTTATAAATATGCAAGCCTGAATTTAATCATATGAAAATCTATATAAATAAATATAAAATCTTTAAAACTTTTTCACAGGATAAAAAATGAGTGAAGTAAAAGAGTTGAAAGTCGTTTTAGATGGTATAGACATCTCTGACAATAGTCAAGAGATGATTGCAAGTGAAAAGTTTGTTGAAGAAATGAAAAAAAATGATTACTTACCTACAGATAATTATGTAGCTTTAAGAGATAAAAAAATGAGTAATATAAGAGGTAAAAAGATATCAACTCAAGAAGATGTTGAAATTTACGCATACTCTCAAGTGATAAAAGATGATAAGGGAGTTAAAACAGTTGTAATAATGAAAATAGTTTAAAGCCAGAGTTTATCTTTATACTTTTCTTTAAGCTCAAGTTCGTATAGGAAAGTATATTTTAAAAAGACATACAAAAATCCAGAAAATGCTATTATAAGTCCTCTCGTTCCTTCTAAAAAT includes:
- a CDS encoding FMN-binding protein; this translates as MIRRFLILILIVVSFSYASSKKPEEVLKRIYPDSTVEVKNFTLSVQQVENIRQLSKVKFDSKIVSLYIVKKDGKIVAYGYVDIHTVRTKPEVVLYTITPDGKLDVIEVLHFGEPLEYLPDENWLKNFKGKSIYKDSVRVKVDIPNVSGATLTSKAITDYARLALAIWKVLVEDAK
- the xth gene encoding exodeoxyribonuclease III — protein: MKICTFNINSIKARKDLILQWLEHRNYDIDILCFQEIKVEEKNFPIDEFKSIGFLYQEVLGQKAYNGVATLSKFPMDKVLDGLNHNYFDNQKRVLITKINDVYIINTYAPHGDLRGGEKYYYKLDWYKHFISFLKENFDINNQKIILLGDLNIALEDKDVYDPILLEDSIGTMPEERELLRNLLDLGFIDSFRYLYPDKIQFTWWDYIGGAIWKNEGMRIDYILLSKSLIKYLKDVEVDFWPRRRRQPKPSDHAPVIATFESLI
- a CDS encoding FAD:protein FMN transferase, whose amino-acid sequence is MKKLLIFIFLLFNTTFSKSEEKVFNLMGTYAIIDLEDEQKIYETYRYLKHIEELLSDYKEDSEITLINKMAGIKPVKVSPITFEIIKKSLEICKLTKGAFDITVGSITINHRRLKLIDENKAKKLVNCNDVVLDNKEETVFLKKKYMVIDLGGIGKGFAIQKAYEKIGADKGFIAIAGDLKVWGQRRKIGIYNPVNKSIIAVGTNNKDLCLSTSGNYFQNHIIGEKTDILQVSVVYDECSFTDAIDTGIFAMGEKDRKVFLKNAEFGYLIIYQDGRVEFNKKLLEYFEDLTFQPF
- a CDS encoding tetratricopeptide repeat protein, encoding MKRLLISVLLTTPVFANEVEDIVIEGQEIEKKEIKEIKEEKTIKENTNYEKNVKSEEIKKTTGKNIVVKDNELLKLLVQTFLGNQDLENAYEVAKRASELFPNDPYWLKMLGQIAIWNKKPEEGLQAYLKLFELTKDENLKKDLINLAVAVNRFDIAKQIIEEDVKSGKYRDLKNIYYIYYNAGDVKELISILENLYNKEKDKEILYNLVFLLYNYGDVKEALRYGKILIENHNPNLRDVLLYSNVLYSNRRFYESYKVLKNFIRNINDEKDENLKVEYLKTLSGLAWSLKDFDTSVYASTKLYQMNKADLQDFIRLYTYYFYKQNYQQSRKFAYEGYERYKAQILLEGYVESLFRLKNYKDIVDFVEKEKIQISQSILVFSRYINSLLKIGEKEKALYLVSNALDKNFSPTILAELIYTAIDTSDQNLAKYIVKKYSKYENNLRKEFGFLYLFLQNGKKALHLLSNLKSSKNLSDIVLYADVLNLYGKFEESLYLKYKIYKYLHKKIDSGNYTDEDLENYLKVAMEFASSRKFNERLEIAKSKLHPDVYQDIYLSYQFMLENQNKVEFLMKKHRYSLRPWMKLNLALWMDDRYWQQKLLEEYIDVLPIRDRVEALTRTGELKKAMEYGYKGLEENPDDYLLYKQQRDLIVENMSQFEGKFSYTERGGVSELEENVYLDKYIKENVKVFLKYSKSDIQKLGSGLININGRKNFSVGLQKIFDNGKLNVGFGVLETINSNSYIDIDYTRYIYNRISFNTKIP
- a CDS encoding AAA family ATPase gives rise to the protein MFSENLLDRKSRDLLETAKSIAAKNQDSMVDTDHLLMAFISKEDNPLIKIIEKRGIDTKSLKENITTYLQDLYSQINKAVSEYTDYIKNLYSQLSQVRTQALEIYKELKELKAQKERLKRELSYETGFFFSRGSRLELERLSIYEKQLESNLNSLKSQLTQLTDPNTADRFLSGDLNLLSFIYKVIENSSLIKQIEDLGFSKDRFVEKIVERVVGSKTQKQYASKLIKVLENAEKIAFNSGSTVVSPSHIATALVEAKDTIAGKVLNEILNFDKKEGGKEKMEGKNIQQEMAEEEKSVLEKFTVDLTKSAREGKLDPVIGREREIQQVIEILLRRTKNNPVLIGEAGVGKTAIVEGLAQKIVNKEVPEDLQNKKILSLDLGALVAGTKYRGEFEERMKSLIDELKKDPNIILFIDELHTIVGAGKGEGASDAGQLLKPALARGEIRVIGATTLDEYRKYIEKDPALERRFQPVYVEEPDIDTTIEILKALRPRLEKHHNVKISDKAIEAAAKLTGRYIPARKFPDKAIDALDQACARKKLKLVYASPEVIELERKIKMLDEQIVQASLDGNYEKEAKLKIEKANLEKQLKDLKAKSSNEKAKVEELERQLQEVEKQIELYSQKGDYEKEAEYKIKKAQIEKEIKALQQKLAELVVVTEDDVAEVVAEWTGIPISKMKEEEMERLLHLEEEMHKRLIDQEHAVKLVAEAIRRARAGLSDPRKPLASFMFLGPTGVGKTELAKTLAELLFDDEDAMIRLDMSEFKEEHSVAKLIGAPPGYVGYEEGGKLTEAVRRRPYSVILLDEIEKAHPRVFDLFLQVLDDGRLTDSQGRTVNFRNTVIIMTSNIGSQYLTLIPFDAPEDVIEKEFEIAKQKVLEEVKLYFRPEFLNRIDEIIVFKPLFKKDIVQIIDLMINALNKRLHDRNIRVELTDKAKEVLIKLGYDPVYGARPMRRAIQKYVETPLSEKILRREIKEGDTVIIDAEGDNLTFSVKQ